The following are encoded together in the Cyanobacterium aponinum PCC 10605 genome:
- a CDS encoding type II toxin-antitoxin system PemK/MazF family toxin, with product MIPKIREIWLVSFSFSDLTATKLRPALVIANHREEIIIIGIFSKIPHETLKETWVLVSENNPQFQETGLKKTSLIRADKIATLSQFVFKKKLGVLSVDLMEKVNLALKKSLNL from the coding sequence ATGATACCGAAAATTAGAGAAATCTGGTTAGTTTCTTTTTCTTTTAGTGATTTAACAGCCACAAAACTTCGTCCAGCTTTAGTCATTGCTAATCATAGAGAAGAAATAATTATTATCGGAATATTCTCAAAAATACCCCATGAAACTTTAAAAGAAACTTGGGTTTTAGTTTCCGAAAATAATCCACAATTTCAAGAAACAGGATTGAAAAAAACTTCTTTAATTAGGGCTGATAAAATAGCGACTCTTAGTCAATTTGTTTTCAAAAAAAAATTAGGTGTTTTATCCGTTGATTTGATGGAAAAAGTTAATTTAGCTTTGAAGAAATCTCTTAATTTATAG
- a CDS encoding cobaltochelatase subunit CobN has protein sequence MHRIPATPGGWNPDTEGVIFIEQNPAPIIFITSADTDIQTTAACLEKLPEDFPSMRVVNLLQLQQELTIDTYAEEVLSHAKVIILRLLGGRSYWSYGLEVCKDTVSQTNASLFILPGDDRPDAELFSQSNMSISQVNLLWRYLTEGGVENFANGFKFIANTCLNTNYSYQLPLEIPRLGIYSCFN, from the coding sequence ATGCACCGCATACCAGCTACACCCGGGGGATGGAATCCTGATACAGAAGGGGTAATTTTTATCGAACAAAATCCCGCCCCAATTATTTTCATTACCAGTGCTGATACAGATATTCAAACTACAGCCGCCTGTTTAGAAAAACTACCAGAGGATTTTCCGTCCATGAGAGTAGTAAATTTATTACAATTGCAACAAGAATTAACCATTGATACCTATGCAGAAGAAGTTTTATCCCATGCCAAAGTAATTATTCTGCGACTATTAGGAGGGAGAAGTTATTGGAGTTATGGCTTAGAAGTTTGTAAAGATACAGTTTCTCAAACTAACGCATCTTTATTTATTCTACCGGGAGACGATCGCCCCGATGCAGAATTATTTAGTCAGTCGAATATGTCCATTTCTCAGGTTAATTTATTATGGCGTTACTTGACAGAGGGAGGGGTAGAAAACTTCGCTAATGGTTTTAAATTTATTGCTAATACTTGCTTAAACACTAATTATTCTTATCAACTTCCTTTAGAAATTCCCCGCTTAGGTATTTATAGTTGTTTCAATTAA
- a CDS encoding Txe/YoeB family addiction module toxin: MFKRIETKNIEIITHNPYQYPPEYELLKGDMKGLISRRINKQHRLVYEVIEEEKLIKIYRMWTHYE, translated from the coding sequence ATCTTCAAACGGATTGAAACAAAAAACATTGAAATCATAACCCATAACCCTTATCAATATCCACCTGAATATGAGCTACTCAAAGGGGATATGAAAGGATTAATTAGTAGAAGAATCAATAAGCAACATAGGTTAGTTTATGAAGTGATCGAAGAAGAAAAATTGATTAAGATATATCGAATGTGGACTCATTATGAGTGA
- a CDS encoding esterase-like activity of phytase family protein — protein sequence MSISRTRFIGFILVLFFFLFPFYDLKSLAEVDRTFLDLKIEFLGEYTLKESNYKDTVIGGLSGITYNPKEDVYYLISDDRANISPARFYTVKINIEGEKIENIKIENVTFLRDKKGELYQENTTDTEGIAFSPHNSLFISSEGVTNKNIPAFINEYDLEGNLLNSVRIPERYIPKTGEKKGIENNLGLESLTIKANGFMPNDPFRLFTVTESALVQDVDLKNPLTVLRSRFLHYVINPFGDPVLIGEHLYTIDEPSFSTLYNGVADLLSLPDEGYLLSLERTFGLRGYGAKIFQLVIGNANDISGQKSISGNVENIIPIKKKLLLDLKQLGIKLDNLEGMTLGGRFPDGSQSLILVSDNNFSGNSKQKNQFLLFKISN from the coding sequence ATGTCTATTTCTCGAACCAGATTTATCGGTTTTATTTTAGTTTTATTCTTTTTCCTTTTCCCTTTTTATGATTTAAAGTCTTTAGCAGAAGTCGATCGCACTTTCTTAGATTTAAAGATAGAATTTTTAGGGGAATATACTCTCAAAGAAAGTAATTATAAAGATACTGTGATTGGCGGTTTATCAGGAATAACTTATAACCCGAAAGAAGATGTTTATTATTTAATTTCTGATGATAGAGCTAATATTTCTCCTGCTCGTTTTTACACAGTTAAAATAAATATCGAAGGAGAAAAAATAGAGAATATAAAAATCGAAAATGTTACCTTTTTAAGAGATAAAAAAGGAGAACTTTATCAAGAAAATACCACTGATACAGAGGGGATAGCATTCAGTCCTCACAACAGTTTATTTATTAGTAGTGAAGGGGTTACAAATAAAAATATTCCTGCTTTTATTAATGAATATGATTTAGAAGGAAATTTATTAAATTCTGTAAGAATACCCGAAAGATACATTCCTAAAACAGGTGAAAAAAAAGGTATTGAAAATAATTTAGGATTAGAATCTTTAACCATTAAAGCCAATGGATTTATGCCAAATGACCCTTTTCGCTTATTCACCGTTACAGAATCAGCGTTAGTTCAAGATGTGGATTTGAAAAATCCTTTAACCGTTTTAAGATCTCGTTTTTTACATTATGTGATCAATCCTTTTGGCGATCCTGTATTGATTGGAGAACATTTATACACCATTGATGAACCTTCTTTTAGCACCTTGTATAATGGTGTTGCCGATTTATTATCACTGCCAGATGAAGGTTATTTATTAAGTTTAGAAAGAACTTTTGGCTTAAGGGGATATGGTGCAAAAATTTTTCAATTGGTAATAGGAAATGCTAATGATATTTCTGGTCAAAAATCAATTTCTGGAAATGTCGAAAATATTATTCCTATTAAGAAAAAATTACTATTAGATTTAAAACAATTAGGGATAAAATTAGATAATTTAGAAGGAATGACTCTTGGTGGTCGTTTCCCTGATGGTAGTCAAAGTTTGATTCTTGTTAGTGATAATAATTTTTCTGGGAATAGTAAACAAAAAAATCAGTTTTTATTATTTAAAATTAGTAATTAA
- the secA gene encoding preprotein translocase subunit SecA, translated as MFKKLFGDPNTRKLKKLQPYIAEINLLEEDIKKLTDDEMRAKTASFKEMLAKATTKEEKDTILDEILPEAFALVREAGVRVLGMRHYDVQLLGGIVLHTGQIAEMKTGEGKTLVATLPAYLNGLTGEGVHVVTVNDYLARRDAEWMGQIHRFLGLSVGLIQSGMTSVERQKNYSADITYATNSELGFDYLRDNMATDMADVVQRPPNYCIIDEVDSILIDEARTPLIISGQVERPMEKYMEAAKIAQMLTRQNEEGDGGDYEVDEKARNVLLTDEGFAHAEELLGVTDLYDQDNPWAHYIFNAIKAKELFTRDVNYIVRNNEVVIVDEFTGRVLAGRRWSDGLHQAIEAKEGVEIQKETQTLASITYQNFFLLYPKLSGMTGTAKTEETEFEKVYNLEVTIIPTNRPSDRNDLPDVVYKNEIAKWKAVAEECKEMYETGRPVLVGTTSVEKSEVLSRLLQEREIPHNILNARPENVERESEIVAQAGRKGAVTIATNMAGRGTDIILGGNSDYMARLKLREYFMPQIVTPEDDQLMVNVPGVDMAKRAKGQGFSGNGDGKKQKNWKPSSDLFPCQLSADTEALLKEAVKFAVEKYGQQSLSELEAEEKIAIAAEKAPTEDPVIQKLREVYQAIRREYDEVTDKEHDLVVEKGGLHVIGTERHESRRIDNQLRGRAGRQGDPGSTRFFLSLEDNLLRIFGGDRVAGLMNAFRVEEDMPIESGMLTRSLEGAQKKVETFYYDARKNVFEYDEVMNNQRRAIYAERRRVLEGRDLKGQVLQYATQTMDEIVDAYVNPDLPPDEWNLEALVEKAKEFIYLLQDITVKDLEDMTVAEMKTFLHEEVHKAYDLKENQIEQIQTGLMRQAERFFILQQIDTLWREHLQKMDGLRESVGLRGYGQKDPLIEYKQEGYEMFLEMMIDIRRNVVYSLFQFQPQVQPQAV; from the coding sequence ATGTTTAAAAAGCTATTTGGAGATCCTAACACTCGTAAATTAAAAAAATTACAACCTTACATTGCAGAAATCAATCTTTTAGAAGAAGACATAAAGAAGTTAACTGACGATGAAATGAGGGCAAAAACCGCATCTTTTAAAGAGATGTTAGCAAAAGCCACCACTAAAGAAGAAAAAGATACTATCTTAGATGAAATTTTACCTGAAGCATTTGCCCTAGTAAGAGAAGCAGGGGTAAGAGTTTTGGGAATGCGTCATTATGATGTGCAGTTACTAGGAGGTATTGTTTTACATACAGGGCAAATTGCCGAGATGAAAACAGGAGAGGGTAAAACCCTTGTAGCTACTTTACCAGCCTATCTTAATGGTTTAACGGGAGAAGGTGTACACGTTGTCACCGTCAACGATTACCTTGCCCGTCGTGATGCTGAATGGATGGGGCAAATTCATCGTTTTTTAGGCTTAAGTGTGGGCTTAATTCAAAGTGGGATGACATCTGTTGAAAGACAGAAAAATTATAGTGCTGATATTACCTATGCTACTAACAGCGAATTAGGCTTTGATTATCTTCGGGATAATATGGCAACGGATATGGCTGATGTGGTACAACGTCCCCCCAACTATTGCATTATTGACGAAGTTGACTCTATTTTAATTGATGAAGCTCGTACTCCTTTGATTATATCAGGACAAGTCGAGCGCCCCATGGAAAAATATATGGAGGCGGCAAAAATTGCTCAAATGCTTACCCGTCAAAATGAAGAGGGTGACGGTGGTGATTATGAGGTGGACGAAAAAGCCAGAAATGTTTTATTGACAGATGAAGGTTTTGCCCATGCGGAGGAGTTATTGGGAGTTACAGATTTATATGATCAAGATAATCCTTGGGCTCATTATATTTTTAATGCCATTAAAGCTAAAGAATTATTTACTCGTGACGTTAACTATATCGTCCGTAATAATGAAGTGGTAATCGTGGATGAGTTTACGGGGAGGGTTTTAGCTGGAAGAAGATGGAGTGATGGTTTACATCAGGCTATTGAGGCAAAAGAAGGGGTTGAAATCCAAAAAGAAACTCAAACCTTAGCTAGTATCACCTATCAAAACTTTTTCTTACTCTATCCTAAACTATCGGGTATGACTGGTACTGCCAAAACTGAAGAAACGGAATTTGAAAAAGTATATAACCTCGAAGTAACTATTATTCCCACTAATCGCCCCTCCGATAGAAATGATTTACCTGATGTGGTTTATAAAAATGAAATCGCAAAATGGAAAGCCGTGGCGGAAGAATGCAAGGAAATGTATGAAACAGGCAGACCTGTACTTGTTGGTACTACCAGTGTAGAAAAATCTGAGGTTTTATCTCGTTTATTACAAGAAAGAGAAATTCCCCATAATATCCTTAATGCTAGACCAGAAAACGTGGAAAGGGAATCAGAAATTGTTGCTCAGGCAGGTAGAAAAGGGGCTGTAACCATTGCAACTAACATGGCGGGGCGTGGTACAGATATTATTCTCGGTGGTAACTCTGACTATATGGCAAGGTTAAAGTTAAGAGAGTATTTTATGCCCCAAATTGTGACCCCTGAAGATGATCAATTAATGGTAAATGTTCCGGGTGTTGATATGGCTAAACGTGCCAAGGGACAAGGGTTTAGTGGTAATGGTGATGGTAAAAAACAGAAAAATTGGAAGCCTTCCTCGGATTTATTTCCCTGTCAGTTATCCGCAGATACTGAAGCTCTTTTGAAAGAAGCGGTTAAATTTGCGGTGGAAAAATATGGGCAACAGAGTTTATCAGAATTGGAAGCAGAAGAAAAAATTGCGATCGCAGCCGAAAAAGCGCCTACAGAAGATCCCGTCATACAAAAATTAAGAGAAGTCTATCAAGCCATTCGCAGAGAATATGATGAAGTAACAGATAAAGAACATGATTTAGTAGTTGAAAAAGGCGGTTTACACGTCATTGGAACGGAAAGACACGAATCGAGAAGAATTGATAACCAATTAAGAGGTAGAGCAGGAAGACAAGGAGATCCCGGTTCAACTCGTTTCTTTTTGAGCTTAGAAGATAATTTATTACGGATTTTCGGCGGGGACAGAGTTGCTGGATTAATGAATGCCTTTCGAGTTGAAGAGGATATGCCCATTGAATCAGGAATGCTCACCCGTAGCTTAGAAGGGGCACAGAAAAAAGTAGAAACATTCTACTACGATGCACGGAAAAACGTCTTTGAGTACGATGAAGTTATGAATAACCAACGTCGTGCTATATATGCTGAACGTCGTCGAGTCTTAGAAGGAAGAGACTTGAAAGGTCAAGTATTGCAATACGCAACCCAAACAATGGACGAAATTGTTGATGCTTACGTCAACCCCGATTTACCCCCTGATGAGTGGAATTTAGAAGCATTGGTAGAAAAAGCCAAAGAATTTATTTATCTTCTCCAAGACATCACCGTCAAAGATTTAGAGGATATGACTGTTGCAGAGATGAAAACATTTCTCCATGAAGAAGTCCACAAAGCTTATGACTTAAAAGAAAATCAAATTGAACAAATCCAAACAGGGTTAATGCGTCAAGCAGAAAGATTTTTTATTCTGCAACAAATAGATACCCTTTGGCGTGAACACTTACAAAAAATGGATGGTTTACGAGAATCCGTTGGTTTAAGGGGTTATGGACAAAAAGATCCCTTAATTGAGTATAAACAAGAAGGCTATGAAATGTTCTTAGAGATGATGATAGACATTCGCCGTAACGTGGTTTACTCCCTATTCCAATTCCAACCCCAAGTACAACCTCAAGCCGTCTAA
- a CDS encoding tetratricopeptide repeat protein, protein MFKDIDKTIELGNYQEAREKLSQLIIEEKDRLWYRYYSALIAEKEGDLSLAENAYREIIKDSIYPDPTLIKLIRDGIERIVKFYQSKKEEKKQEFRTIENSQDLAVLILEPVKPEDKKNLAPQLAKLMEIDNYTATLQIPTRSLRLYKTGSLGELKYYQFELSQGGIPCFCHPIKNINKMDVYQVKFIENDGNICDLTIENDLEEEKRYTLNWAKVKSKVQGLIPIFEMTTHLDARNKVQKKQSTLDYANFFDLHVVSDNLILRFSDHFYQFEAGLTIGENSKTTQEKWKKLVNYLQRKTSDINLLSNFNLFAEGVIHFPEMLKQITAHINLFRREESVWDEAFQLYSGLIFLQTLSQQEDDNI, encoded by the coding sequence GTGTTTAAAGATATTGATAAAACGATTGAATTAGGAAATTATCAGGAAGCGAGGGAAAAATTATCTCAACTTATTATTGAAGAAAAAGATCGTTTGTGGTATCGATATTACTCTGCTTTAATTGCTGAAAAAGAAGGGGATTTAAGTTTAGCAGAAAATGCTTATAGAGAAATAATAAAGGATAGTATATATCCAGATCCAACTTTGATAAAATTGATCAGGGATGGCATTGAAAGAATTGTTAAGTTTTATCAATCTAAAAAAGAAGAAAAAAAACAAGAGTTTCGCACGATAGAAAATAGTCAAGATTTAGCCGTTTTAATCTTAGAACCTGTTAAGCCAGAAGATAAAAAAAATCTCGCTCCCCAGTTAGCGAAATTAATGGAAATAGATAATTATACTGCCACTTTACAAATACCAACTCGTAGTTTGAGACTTTACAAAACAGGTAGTTTAGGAGAATTAAAATATTATCAATTTGAATTATCTCAAGGGGGAATTCCTTGTTTTTGTCACCCAATAAAAAATATAAATAAAATGGATGTTTATCAAGTTAAGTTTATTGAAAACGATGGTAACATATGCGATTTAACTATAGAAAATGATTTGGAAGAAGAAAAAAGGTACACGTTGAATTGGGCAAAAGTTAAAAGTAAAGTACAGGGATTAATTCCTATTTTTGAAATGACAACCCATCTGGATGCTAGAAATAAAGTCCAGAAAAAACAATCAACTTTAGACTATGCTAATTTTTTTGATTTACACGTTGTTAGTGATAATTTAATATTACGTTTTAGTGACCATTTTTATCAGTTTGAAGCTGGGTTAACTATTGGAGAAAATAGCAAAACAACTCAAGAAAAGTGGAAAAAGTTAGTTAATTATTTACAAAGAAAAACATCTGATATTAATTTGTTATCTAATTTTAATTTATTTGCTGAAGGTGTTATTCATTTTCCAGAAATGTTAAAACAAATTACCGCCCATATTAATCTTTTTCGTCGAGAAGAATCTGTTTGGGATGAGGCGTTTCAACTTTATAGTGGTTTAATTTTTTTACAAACTTTATCTCAACAAGAAGATGATAATATATAG